In Solanum pennellii chromosome 7, SPENNV200, the following are encoded in one genomic region:
- the LOC107023966 gene encoding protein trichome birefringence-like 14 isoform X2 has translation MKGGLKVPLISLILIGFVCASVIILAYVKSPFLSYWTSSQDLVFQISPDYKVKDEEVLRERNRSGQSEENVNFESAISNSSTKDKVTEEPITNTEIEGSAGIPLNFTQKGGDLKVLGEKNSSREQENEVAAPLNSAGVAIENMTSDSKDHGCNYAKGRWVTDDSRPLYSGFRCKRWLSAMWACRLTQRTDFEYEKLRWRPRDCEMEEFTGVKFLKRMENKTLAFIGDSLGRQQFQSLMCMITGGEDRPDVLDVGREYGLVKARHAVRPDGWAYRFPRTQTTILYYWSASLCNLTPINASNPLTDYAMHLDRPPAFLSRFLPRFDVLVLNTGHHWNRGKLNANRWVMYVDGVPNTNRKIADINGAKNLTIHSIIKWVESQLPKYPGLKAFYRSISPRHFFNGDWNTGGTCDNTTPLSGGKEVVQDESSDAGAAAAVKGTAVKLLDITALSQLRDEGHISRYSIKSTPGMQDCLHWCLPGVPDTWNEVLFAQL, from the exons ATGAAGGGAGGTTTAAAGGTTCCGCTGATCTCTCTCATCCTTATTGGATTTGTCTGCGCCAGTGTTATTATTTTGGCATACGTGAAAAGCCCTTTTCTCTCTTATTGGACATCATCTCAAGACCTTGTCTTCCAGATTTCTCCAG ATTATAAAGTGAAAGATGAAGAAGTTTTAAGAGAAAGAAATAGATCAGGGCAATCAGAAGAAAATGTGAACTTTGAATCTGCCAtttcaaactcttcaacgaAGGATAAGGTGACTGAAGAACCAATTACTAATACAGAGATCGAAG GAAGTGCAGGTATTCCTCTCAACTTTACCCAAAAAGGAGGAGATTTAAAAGTCTTGGgagaaaaaaatagttcaagagAACAGGAAAATGAAGTCGCTGCTCCACTGAATTCTGCAGGCGTCGCTATAGAAAATATGACATCTGACTCAAAAGATCATG GTTGTAATTATGCTAAAGGTAGATGGGTCACAGATGATAGTCGGCCTTTATATTCTGGATTTCGCTGCAAGCGGTGGTTGTCAGCCATGTGGGCTTGCCGCTTGACACAGCGTACGGATTTTGAATACGAGAAACTACGTTGGAGACCAAGGGATTGCGAGATGGAAGAGTTTACAGGTGTTAAATTCCTGAAAAG GATGGAGAACAAAACTCTGGCCTTCATTGGGGATTCCCTTGGCAGACAACAATTCCAGTCGCTTATGTGTATGATTACTGGTGGTGAAGACAGACCTGATGTTCTTGACGTGGGACGTGAATATGGTCTTGTAAAGGCTCGTCATGCTGTACGACCTGATGGATGGGCTTATCGATTTCCAAGGACCCAAACAACTATTCTTTACTATTGGTCTGCTAGTTTGTGTAACTTGACACCCATTAATGCATCTAACCCTCTTACTGATTATGCCATGCACCTGGATCGTCCACCTGCATTTTTAAGTCGTTTCCTACCCAGATTTGATGTCCTTGTGCTTAACACAGGACACCATTGGAATAGAGGCAAGCTTAACGCCAACCGATGGGTCATGTATGTGGATGGTGTTCCTAACACGAACAGGAAAATTGCAGATATTAATGGTGCCAAGAATCTTACAATTCACAGTATCATTAAATGGGTAGAGTCACAGCTGCCAAAATACCCTGGTCTAAAAGCATTTTACCGGTCTATATCGCCCAGACATTTTTTTAATGGAGATTGGAACACTGGAGGCACCTGTGATAACACCACTCCGCTTTCTGGTGGAAAGGAGGTTGTACAAGATGAATCTAGTGATGCTGGTGCAGCAGCGGCTGTAAAAGGAACAGCTGTGAAGCTTTTGGACATCACAGCTTTGTCTCAGCTGAGAGATGAAGGTCATATATCTCGATACAGCATCAAATCAACACCTGGAATGCAGGATTGTTTGCATTGGTGCTTGCCTGGTGTTCCAGATACATGGAATGAAGTTCTTTTTGCTCAACTTTAA
- the LOC107026336 gene encoding pentatricopeptide repeat-containing protein At1g71210, mitochondrial, with amino-acid sequence MLVLTIRQARHKTRALFNHPPYSQSAINKNTLLFYLFYSTNTPFAASSKAIPSYPYPFLPVSSNVLSTSRIGELQQKDVVLSFKEWFMTRKNPLFDQIFEILRTKDDITADISMSRFNLRLSEALILDVLNYEKNKDVLSCLKFFDWAGRQPGFHHTRSTFNAIFRILAKAKLMSLMAEFLDKYMKQRYFHKARFYNTLVIGYAVAGKPELALQLFGRMRFQGVDLDAFAYHVLLNALVEDGFYDGFDMVLKQIKFRGFEDAITHAIFVKSLCQQTELDRAEEYLRDLLRNGGVGLSGIVVANLVDALCKNKQFTRAASLVQEFRESGLVSMEQAYSVWIKDLAQAGELSEAVEFLKGKKLIDGYVPDVFRYNSLVCRLLRENRLEEVYDLLMDMKDQDIIPDDVTMNVTLCFFCKVGMADVAVELYDSRAEFGLSVSSMTYNYLINTLLGDASVDEAYLVLKNAIQQGHFPGRRTFSIIADALCREGKLDRVKELVLASLERNCVPSDATYNKFISALCRASRVEDGYLVHGALSRFDKVTSRTTYFDLISGFNKSSRGDIAARLLIEMQEKGHSPDRRLYRAVICCLCQMEDPDKLFYSLLEVQLSRHEPSCLVYNYFIDGAGHAGKPELARDVYEMMKRNGITPNLQSDILILQSYLKAGKIADALNYFRDLSNRRGLGRKLWNNMVVGLCKANKPGNAWNMFWEMRSTHLRPSMECYEELVKLLCSHRDYYKAVLLVEDLMQVGRQVSSFIGNVLLLHSLQTHRVFSAWMHSRDLSNTKDNSLALGDLIKTFSGGSDLESDILQIEELIRQCFPLDIYTYNLLLRKLTISEMDLACSYFERLCKKGYEPNRWTYDILVHGFLKVGRSSEARRWMEEMFSKGFDLTEATKTFV; translated from the coding sequence ATGTTGGTGCTAACAATCAGACAGGCGAGACACAAAACCAGAGCCCTCTTCAATCATCCTCCATATTCTCAATCCGCCATTAACAAGAATACCCTTTTGTTCTATCTATTTTACTCCACTAATACTCCTTTTGCCGCATCCTCAAAGGCAATCCCTTCATACCCATATCCCTTTTTACCAGTTTCTTCAAATGTTTTGTCAACTTCAAGAATCGGTGAATTGCAGCAGAAAGATGTTGTTTTATCCTTTAAAGAGTGGTTCATGACCAGAAAAAATCCACTCTTTGATCAGATCTTTGAGATATTACGAACTAAAGATGATATTACAGCTGATATATCAATGTCGAGATTCAATCTTCGACTCTCTGAGGCCTTGATTCTTGACGTGTTAaattatgagaaaaataaagatgtatTGTCGTGTTTGAAATTCTTTGATTGGGCGGGTCGACAACCCGGTTTTCATCATACTCGTTCTACTTTTAATGCCATTTTCAGGATTTTAGCTAAGGCCAAGTTGATGTCTTTGATGGCTGAGTTCTTGGATAAGTATATGAAGCAAAGGTATTTCCATAAAGCTAGGTTTTACAATACTTTGGTAATTGGGTATGCGGTGGCGGGCAAGCCTGAGCTTGCACTCCAACTGTTTGGTAGAATGCGGTTTCAGGGTGTTGATTTGGATGCATTTGCTTATCATGTGTTACTTAATGCTTTGGTGGAGGATGGTTTCTATGATGGGTTTGATATGGTTCTAAAGCAGATTAAATTTAGAGGTTTTGAGGATGCAATAACACATGCTATATTCGTTAAGAGTCTTTGCCAGCAAACAGAGCTGGATAGAGCTGAGGAGTATCTTAGAGACTTGTTGAGGAATGGAGGGGTAGGATTGAGTGGGATTGTCGTGGCTAATCTTGTCGATGCTTTATGTAAAAATAAGCAGTTCACAAGAGCTGCAAGTTTGGTGCAGGAATTCAGAGAGTCTGGTTTGGTTTCAATGGAACAGGCATATAGTGTGTGGATTAAGGACCTTGCTCAGGCTGGGGAGCTAAGTGAGGCAGTTGAATTCTTGAAAGGCAAGAAACTGATTGATGGGTATGTTCCTGACGTTTTTCGCTATAACAGCTTAGTGTGTCGGCTTTTAAGAGAAAATAGGCTGGAGGAGGTTTATGACTTGCTGATGGACATGAAGGATCAAGATATAATACCTGATGATGTCACCATGAATGTAACTTTGTGCTTCTTCTGCAAGGTAGGGATGGCAGATGTTGCCGTCGAGCTATATGACTCGAGGGCAGAATTTGGCCTCTCTGTAAGCAGTATGACCTATAACTATCTTATAAATACTTTATTAGGTGATGCAAGTGTTGATGAAGCATATCTTGTGTTGAAGAATGCCATTCAACAAGGTCATTTCCCTGGTAGGAGGACATTTTCTATTATTGCTGATGCTCTTTGCCGAGAGGGGAAGCTTGATAGAGTGAAAGAGTTGGTTCTTGCTTCTCTGGAACGGAATTGCGTGCCCAGTGACGCAACCTATAACAAGTTCATATCAGCCTTATGTAGGGCCAGCAGGGTGGAAGATGGATACTTGGTACATGGAGCACTTAGCAGATTCGATAAGGTTACTAGCAGGACTACTTATTTTGACTTGATTAGTGGCTTTAACAAGTCAAGCAGGGGAGATATTGCAGCAAGATTGTTAATAGAAATGCAAGAAAAAGGTCATAGTCCAGACCGTCGATTATACAGGGCGGTTATTTGCTGTTTATGTCAAATGGAGGATCCAGATAAGCTATTTTACAGTTTATTAGAGGTTCAATTGTCTCGGCATGAACCTAGCTGCCTTGTTTATAATTACTTCATTGATGGAGCTGGTCATGCTGGAAAACCTGAGCTGGCCAGAGATGTATATGAAATGATGAAGAGAAACGGTATCACACCAAATCTGCAGTCTGACATTTTAATCTTGCAAAGTTACTTAAAAGCTGGAAAAATTGCTGATGCCTTAAATTACTTTCGTGATTTGTCAAATAGAAGAGGTCTAGGAAGAAAACTATGGAACAACATGGTTGTTGGGCTTTGTAAAGCTAACAAGCCTGGAAATGCATGGAACATGTTCTGGGAGATGAGGTCAACTCATTTGAGGCCAAGTATGGAATGCTATGAGGAACTTGTTAAGTTGCTTTGCTCACATAGAGATTATTATAAGGCTGTTCTTTTGGTTGAAGACTTGATGCAAGTTGGTCGTCAGGTTTCATCCTTCATTGGCAATGTACTTTTGTTACACTCATTACAAACTCATAGAGTCTTTAGTGCTTGGATGCACTCAAGAGACTTGAGCAATACAAAGGATAACAGCTTAGCTCTAGGCGATCTGATCAAGACTTTCTCTGGTGGTAGTGATCTGGAGAGTGATATTTTGCAAATTGAAGAACTGATTCGACAATGTTTTCCCCTTGACATCTACACTTACAATTTGTTGTTGAGAAAACTAACCATAAGCGAAATGGATCTTGCTTGTAGTTACTTTGAGAGATTATGCAAGAAAGGATATGAGCCAAATAGATGGACTTACGATATATTAGTTCACGGTTTCTTAAAAGTTGGCCGGTCTTCTGAGGCTAGAAGATGGATGGAAGAAATGTTCAGTAAAGGTTTTGATCTGACTGAGGCTACGAAGACATTTGTTTAA
- the LOC107023966 gene encoding protein trichome birefringence-like 14 isoform X1, with translation MKGGLKVPLISLILIGFVCASVIILAYVKSPFLSYWTSSQDLVFQISPADYKVKDEEVLRERNRSGQSEENVNFESAISNSSTKDKVTEEPITNTEIEGSAGIPLNFTQKGGDLKVLGEKNSSREQENEVAAPLNSAGVAIENMTSDSKDHGCNYAKGRWVTDDSRPLYSGFRCKRWLSAMWACRLTQRTDFEYEKLRWRPRDCEMEEFTGVKFLKRMENKTLAFIGDSLGRQQFQSLMCMITGGEDRPDVLDVGREYGLVKARHAVRPDGWAYRFPRTQTTILYYWSASLCNLTPINASNPLTDYAMHLDRPPAFLSRFLPRFDVLVLNTGHHWNRGKLNANRWVMYVDGVPNTNRKIADINGAKNLTIHSIIKWVESQLPKYPGLKAFYRSISPRHFFNGDWNTGGTCDNTTPLSGGKEVVQDESSDAGAAAAVKGTAVKLLDITALSQLRDEGHISRYSIKSTPGMQDCLHWCLPGVPDTWNEVLFAQL, from the exons ATGAAGGGAGGTTTAAAGGTTCCGCTGATCTCTCTCATCCTTATTGGATTTGTCTGCGCCAGTGTTATTATTTTGGCATACGTGAAAAGCCCTTTTCTCTCTTATTGGACATCATCTCAAGACCTTGTCTTCCAGATTTCTCCAG CAGATTATAAAGTGAAAGATGAAGAAGTTTTAAGAGAAAGAAATAGATCAGGGCAATCAGAAGAAAATGTGAACTTTGAATCTGCCAtttcaaactcttcaacgaAGGATAAGGTGACTGAAGAACCAATTACTAATACAGAGATCGAAG GAAGTGCAGGTATTCCTCTCAACTTTACCCAAAAAGGAGGAGATTTAAAAGTCTTGGgagaaaaaaatagttcaagagAACAGGAAAATGAAGTCGCTGCTCCACTGAATTCTGCAGGCGTCGCTATAGAAAATATGACATCTGACTCAAAAGATCATG GTTGTAATTATGCTAAAGGTAGATGGGTCACAGATGATAGTCGGCCTTTATATTCTGGATTTCGCTGCAAGCGGTGGTTGTCAGCCATGTGGGCTTGCCGCTTGACACAGCGTACGGATTTTGAATACGAGAAACTACGTTGGAGACCAAGGGATTGCGAGATGGAAGAGTTTACAGGTGTTAAATTCCTGAAAAG GATGGAGAACAAAACTCTGGCCTTCATTGGGGATTCCCTTGGCAGACAACAATTCCAGTCGCTTATGTGTATGATTACTGGTGGTGAAGACAGACCTGATGTTCTTGACGTGGGACGTGAATATGGTCTTGTAAAGGCTCGTCATGCTGTACGACCTGATGGATGGGCTTATCGATTTCCAAGGACCCAAACAACTATTCTTTACTATTGGTCTGCTAGTTTGTGTAACTTGACACCCATTAATGCATCTAACCCTCTTACTGATTATGCCATGCACCTGGATCGTCCACCTGCATTTTTAAGTCGTTTCCTACCCAGATTTGATGTCCTTGTGCTTAACACAGGACACCATTGGAATAGAGGCAAGCTTAACGCCAACCGATGGGTCATGTATGTGGATGGTGTTCCTAACACGAACAGGAAAATTGCAGATATTAATGGTGCCAAGAATCTTACAATTCACAGTATCATTAAATGGGTAGAGTCACAGCTGCCAAAATACCCTGGTCTAAAAGCATTTTACCGGTCTATATCGCCCAGACATTTTTTTAATGGAGATTGGAACACTGGAGGCACCTGTGATAACACCACTCCGCTTTCTGGTGGAAAGGAGGTTGTACAAGATGAATCTAGTGATGCTGGTGCAGCAGCGGCTGTAAAAGGAACAGCTGTGAAGCTTTTGGACATCACAGCTTTGTCTCAGCTGAGAGATGAAGGTCATATATCTCGATACAGCATCAAATCAACACCTGGAATGCAGGATTGTTTGCATTGGTGCTTGCCTGGTGTTCCAGATACATGGAATGAAGTTCTTTTTGCTCAACTTTAA